From one bacterium genomic stretch:
- a CDS encoding DSD1 family PLP-dependent enzyme: MKREDIDTPALLLDLDRVGRNIKSMASFFAGRDASLRPHFKSPKCAEVVKLQLEAGAIGITCAKLGEAESIADAGIRTSILIANQIVGPIKSKRAVTLAARVPELIVAVDSAQQVEALDAALKDAGGEVRLGALIEVDSGMHRCGTETAEQTVELARRIVASALEYRGIMGYEGHAVLIPDAAKRKELAEAATTSLLEHRQALVEAGLEPEIVSAGGTGTHDLTGSSPGVTEIQAGSYVFMDGAYGKVRKEFEPALTIVTTIIHRRGRLLVTDCGVKALSQDFGMPEGATLPLRCVGLSEEHGHILIDEGEELDLQPGDRIELLPSHSDTTINLHERYYALRGDDVEAVWPIIGRGKFV; encoded by the coding sequence ATGAAGCGGGAAGACATCGATACGCCGGCCTTGCTGCTCGACCTGGATCGCGTCGGCCGGAACATCAAATCCATGGCGAGCTTTTTCGCGGGGCGCGACGCGTCGCTTCGCCCACACTTCAAATCGCCGAAGTGCGCCGAGGTGGTCAAGCTACAGCTCGAGGCCGGTGCGATCGGCATCACCTGCGCGAAGCTCGGGGAAGCGGAGTCGATCGCGGATGCGGGCATCCGGACTTCGATCCTGATCGCCAATCAGATCGTCGGGCCGATCAAATCCAAGCGCGCCGTCACGCTGGCTGCGCGCGTACCCGAACTGATCGTCGCGGTCGACAGCGCGCAGCAGGTCGAAGCACTCGATGCGGCTCTGAAGGATGCGGGCGGCGAGGTGCGTCTGGGAGCACTGATCGAAGTCGACTCTGGTATGCATCGCTGCGGTACCGAAACAGCGGAGCAGACGGTGGAACTGGCCCGGCGGATCGTGGCGAGCGCTCTGGAGTACCGCGGAATCATGGGCTACGAAGGTCATGCTGTCCTGATTCCCGACGCCGCCAAGCGCAAGGAACTGGCCGAAGCGGCCACGACCTCACTCCTGGAACACCGACAGGCACTGGTCGAGGCCGGTCTGGAACCCGAGATCGTCAGCGCGGGGGGTACCGGAACACACGATCTGACCGGAAGCAGCCCCGGCGTAACCGAAATCCAGGCGGGTAGCTATGTGTTCATGGACGGGGCGTACGGCAAGGTTCGCAAAGAGTTCGAACCCGCGCTGACCATCGTCACTACCATCATTCACCGGCGAGGCCGTCTTCTGGTCACCGATTGTGGCGTGAAGGCACTCAGTCAGGACTTCGGTATGCCCGAGGGAGCGACTCTACCACTGCGCTGTGTAGGGCTATCCGAAGAGCACGGACACATCCTGATCGACGAGGGAGAGGAACTCGATCTACAGCCCGGTGATCGCATCGAGCTACTGCCGAGTCACAGCGATACCACGATCAATTTGCACGAACGCTACTACGCCCTGCGCGGTGACGATGTCGAGGCGGTCTGGCCGATCATCGGACGCGGGAAGTTCGTTTGA
- a CDS encoding NAD(P)H-binding protein has protein sequence MSPRVVITGANSAVGQVVLERALLRDDLEVIAAVRSERAAGELPVIPEDRGRIALIDYASPETLAKAFADASALIHLPGLLIESATSSYETANVETTRAAVNAAKAAGLAKLVLVSAVGADITSRNRYFHSKAKAEQMVAQSGMPYTILRCPMVLACRSHGVRALVRETGQKLLLLNNGGRHRDQPIDARDLADGALNAASDTGCACNQVLDTVGPESMPVHAVISCGARLRNVSQRIVPIPTGPIKLALALKQRLAKGGMTPEVMEVMELDVNLDAKRAAQALGIELRPLDETLRESFALWEE, from the coding sequence GTGAGTCCGCGCGTCGTCATCACGGGTGCGAATAGCGCCGTCGGTCAAGTCGTGCTCGAACGGGCTTTGTTGCGCGACGATCTCGAGGTCATTGCGGCCGTGCGATCGGAGCGGGCCGCAGGGGAACTGCCCGTGATTCCCGAAGATCGCGGACGCATTGCACTGATCGACTACGCCTCGCCCGAGACGCTCGCGAAGGCCTTCGCGGACGCGAGCGCGCTGATCCACCTGCCCGGTTTATTGATCGAGAGCGCGACTTCGAGCTACGAAACCGCCAACGTCGAGACGACGCGCGCTGCAGTCAATGCGGCGAAAGCTGCGGGGCTTGCGAAACTCGTGCTGGTCAGTGCGGTGGGTGCGGATATCACCTCGCGGAATCGCTACTTCCACAGCAAGGCCAAAGCCGAGCAGATGGTGGCCCAATCCGGCATGCCGTACACCATTTTGCGCTGTCCGATGGTGCTGGCCTGTCGTTCGCACGGCGTTCGCGCGCTCGTCCGTGAAACCGGTCAGAAGCTGCTCCTGCTCAACAACGGTGGACGCCATCGGGATCAACCCATCGACGCGCGCGATCTCGCCGATGGTGCGCTCAATGCAGCGTCTGATACGGGCTGTGCCTGTAATCAGGTACTCGATACCGTCGGTCCGGAATCCATGCCGGTCCACGCCGTGATCTCGTGCGGCGCTCGCTTGCGCAACGTCAGTCAACGCATCGTTCCGATCCCGACCGGTCCAATCAAGCTCGCGCTCGCTCTGAAGCAGCGTCTTGCAAAAGGCGGGATGACTCCTGAAGTGATGGAGGTCATGGAGTTGGACGTCAACCTCGACGCCAAACGCGCCGCACAGGCCTTGGGAATCGAACTGCGCCCGCTGGATGAAACTCTGCGCGAGAGCTTCGCGCTCTGGGAGGAATGA
- a CDS encoding CDP-alcohol phosphatidyltransferase family protein, with protein sequence MIANVLSASRLAMVMPFALLISRGDRLSMRIAAVVFALAIITDLLDGPIARRTGSESSFGRALDHIADFLFVMSGLVAAAARGLLPWALPILVAIAFLQYVIDSIWGHGKRELRMSQLGRWNGVLYFVPIGGIILFGMGNDYLLAPTIWVARLLVITTVLSIVDRAVALLKSRRKARDSRDARR encoded by the coding sequence ATGATCGCCAACGTGCTTTCCGCATCGCGGCTGGCGATGGTGATGCCATTTGCATTGCTCATCTCGCGCGGAGATCGTCTGTCGATGCGCATCGCCGCCGTGGTCTTCGCACTGGCGATCATCACCGATCTGCTCGACGGCCCGATTGCGCGACGCACGGGCAGCGAGAGTTCCTTTGGCCGCGCACTCGATCACATTGCGGACTTCCTGTTCGTGATGAGTGGGCTCGTGGCCGCCGCCGCGCGCGGACTTCTTCCCTGGGCGCTGCCGATTCTGGTGGCCATCGCGTTTCTTCAGTACGTGATCGACTCGATCTGGGGGCACGGCAAGCGCGAACTGCGCATGAGCCAGTTAGGTCGTTGGAACGGTGTGCTCTACTTCGTTCCGATCGGCGGGATCATCCTCTTCGGGATGGGGAACGACTATCTACTGGCGCCGACCATCTGGGTTGCGCGGCTGCTGGTGATTACGACCGTGCTGTCTATTGTGGATCGAGCTGTGGCTCTTCTGAAATCTCGCCGAAAAGCTCGCGATTCGCGCGACGCAAGAAGATGA
- a CDS encoding exodeoxyribonuclease IX produces MSRRPLVWILDAHYQIFRAYYSMPDLRTPDGAAIGAFRGYTSALVKFLTKQAPTHVVAAYDHAMTSFRNELYESYKEGRTEAPEELEPQFELCAQVTQALGIPVRQLERYEADDVIATLVGALVDQGADVMIITADKDLGALVCDRVALFDLKKEEASGVKEMEARMGVPPELIPDFLTLVGDSVDSIPGVKGIGAKTAAALLNHFGSIEEIPRDAAEWVGVDLRGAKSIARKLAGADEAIALSRELVRMRDDLPIDSSLENFRYLGAEKAQLSALFGRLGVNKVLDRVPRFRE; encoded by the coding sequence ATGAGCCGACGTCCCCTCGTCTGGATACTCGACGCGCACTATCAGATCTTTCGCGCGTACTACAGCATGCCGGACCTGCGCACGCCCGATGGTGCAGCGATCGGCGCATTCCGAGGTTATACCTCGGCGCTCGTCAAGTTTCTGACGAAACAGGCGCCCACTCACGTGGTTGCGGCTTATGATCACGCGATGACCAGCTTTCGCAACGAGCTGTACGAGTCCTATAAGGAAGGTCGTACCGAAGCACCTGAAGAGCTCGAACCGCAGTTCGAGCTCTGCGCTCAGGTCACGCAGGCCCTGGGAATTCCGGTGCGCCAGCTGGAGAGATACGAAGCGGATGACGTGATCGCCACTCTGGTCGGGGCGCTCGTCGATCAGGGCGCTGACGTCATGATCATTACTGCGGACAAAGATCTGGGTGCGCTGGTCTGCGATCGCGTCGCGCTCTTCGATTTGAAGAAGGAAGAAGCCTCGGGGGTGAAGGAGATGGAGGCGCGCATGGGTGTGCCGCCCGAACTGATCCCGGACTTTCTGACACTGGTCGGCGACTCAGTCGACAGTATCCCCGGGGTAAAAGGAATCGGTGCCAAGACCGCTGCCGCGTTGCTCAATCACTTCGGATCGATCGAAGAGATCCCTCGCGACGCTGCGGAATGGGTCGGAGTGGATCTGCGCGGTGCCAAGAGCATTGCCCGGAAACTGGCCGGAGCCGACGAAGCCATCGCACTGTCGCGCGAACTGGTGCGCATGCGCGACGATCTGCCCATCGACTCCTCGCTGGAGAACTTTCGCTACCTGGGTGCCGAGAAGGCACAGCTCTCCGCGCTATTCGGGAGGCTGGGAGTGAACAAGGTGCTCGATCGCGTGCCGCGGTTTCGCGAATGA
- a CDS encoding acyl-CoA dehydrogenase: MSCALTLLSDEEQIFRETIREFSERELAPRAAKMDEQGHYDPEVVEMLFELGVMAIETPEEWGGAGGSFFLSALAVEGISQADASVGVLVDVQNTLVANALLRWGSDLLKERFLGAMAGGTVASYALSEAASGSDAFALQTRAVEDGDAYVLTGRKLWITNAAEAGIFLVMANADPESGYRGITTFVVERDMPGFTIGKKEDKLGIRASSTCELILEEVRVPKDSIVGKVGQGYKIAIETLNEGRIGIGAQMVGIAQGALDDSLAYTAERKQFGRPIGDFQAVQFDLARMATDIEAARLMVYNAARLKDAGEPFLTQAAMTKLFCSEVAARVTSMAVEMFGGAGYTREYPVEKRFRDAKIGKIYEGTSNMQLQTIAKQLQRGS, encoded by the coding sequence ATGAGCTGCGCACTTACGCTTCTGAGTGATGAAGAACAGATCTTTCGCGAGACGATTCGCGAGTTTTCCGAGCGCGAGCTGGCACCGCGCGCTGCGAAGATGGACGAGCAGGGCCACTACGATCCCGAGGTCGTGGAGATGCTCTTCGAACTCGGTGTCATGGCAATCGAGACACCCGAGGAATGGGGAGGGGCGGGCGGGAGCTTTTTCTTGTCGGCGCTCGCCGTCGAAGGGATCTCACAGGCCGATGCCTCGGTCGGTGTGCTCGTGGACGTGCAGAACACGCTCGTGGCAAACGCGTTACTGCGTTGGGGCAGTGATTTGCTCAAGGAGAGATTTCTGGGCGCGATGGCCGGGGGCACGGTTGCTTCGTACGCGTTGTCAGAGGCGGCCTCGGGTAGCGACGCTTTTGCGCTCCAGACCCGCGCGGTCGAAGACGGCGATGCCTACGTACTGACCGGGCGCAAGCTCTGGATTACCAACGCGGCCGAGGCCGGGATCTTTCTGGTCATGGCGAACGCGGATCCGGAATCCGGTTATCGCGGCATCACTACCTTCGTAGTCGAGCGCGACATGCCCGGCTTCACGATCGGCAAGAAGGAAGACAAGCTCGGCATCCGCGCGAGTTCGACGTGCGAGCTGATCCTGGAAGAGGTGCGTGTTCCGAAGGACAGTATCGTTGGCAAGGTCGGACAGGGTTACAAGATCGCAATCGAGACGCTCAACGAGGGTCGTATCGGAATCGGTGCGCAGATGGTCGGAATTGCGCAGGGAGCGCTCGACGACTCGCTGGCCTACACCGCGGAGCGCAAACAGTTCGGTCGACCGATCGGAGATTTCCAGGCCGTGCAGTTCGACCTCGCGCGCATGGCGACCGACATCGAGGCGGCGCGACTCATGGTCTACAACGCGGCCCGGCTCAAGGACGCGGGGGAGCCATTTCTTACCCAGGCGGCGATGACCAAGCTTTTCTGTTCCGAGGTTGCGGCGCGGGTCACGTCCATGGCGGTCGAGATGTTTGGCGGAGCTGGTTATACCCGGGAGTACCCGGTCGAGAAGCGTTTCCGCGACGCGAAGATCGGCAAGATCTACGAGGGAACGAGCAACATGCAGCTCCAGACGATCGCCAAGCAGTTGCAGAGAGGTTCATGA